cccacccccccatttcgcccacccataaatgaggctatccccatcataaccaccaagttcaattaactattgacttcgtctagatgccaccacaatacagctttcagcttcactaggtaaatcagactcgctggattcatccgtgataccctctttttcgccagcctcaatttgagccttctggatgtccttgatattggcgaacttggtgtttgggtcgatctggactgtccttcttttccttgctgcattattggtgacttgggcctgcaggagctcaagattatgctgggcagttgccagcttataggactgctcgctgaagccttttttcacctttatgaaaaggaggcgttgagtactagcatcattatccagctctgtgaatagcttcaactggccagccagatccttcatcttccttggcgtcgaccatgccactgcagacgatacagaagcccatccttcagctcccctgccttccttgacttcctccttgcctccagactgccctttgcaggtctgatgagatgatgctgatggtgttggtgttgatgggagcagcagacgactcataaggggctttgccatagaaacaggccatagtccagtccatttccacccacttttaatgttctggatcgtcatccctgccagggcagccttataataacagcctaggaagttcctcttgcctacaacagtagagtcattccaatgactaaggtatccaagctccttcctataggctgcctttaatgggccaaagactgactgatcaagtggctggaggacatgggaggtatgtggtggtaagaacaatagatggatgttgtttatatagcagagccacataaagtccgtcgttgtatggctcccatgcccatccaagaccagcagtctaacctcctccttgccctgagggacagtctgagggatgaagaccttctgcagccattcaactgcagtggcatctgttgtccatccattctctgttgctgtaaactgccagccttcataagggccaagatccaaaggaaaccactgctgctggactgttatacccttatatataatgaggggatgcagtctgtggcccagggcagagatgcattcaataatagatacccatgcccttgatccaggctgtttcttgcgaacagacttcgtctcagacatgcccagcaccagcccattagatccttgcccctcaaggataccagtctcatccatgttgtatctgttggctggtttaatgctgatgatctctggcatggcgagatgcttgaaccagtccctgatgacctcagtagatgccccattaacacgtctagaatcgatagggcgacttctctggaccttgactgaaggattcctattcagaaaggctgttatccaacctttccctataggctctgtatcccccatagcatggaggatcctctctgcgaatagcttcacttgcagatgggttggagcaacaccaagggcatgctgaatgcgaatccattcagccaacttagcctcctgacctatagagagtctctgatggtcagcaaaggcaagttgccttggttggcagcccttgatgcgactgcgaagtgttgaacgtggcacaccccattcgattgatgctttccggagggactgcccattggcgactgcttccaaggcctgattgacctcatactcggtatatgcgctcataagggcaagaaaaaggtatgctgaaaaaatgaagccattcggataaaaactgtaaatgttgtgatggttagaaaaaggaggaggttggaggttaggtgtgctgatgagggatttatgggtgggcgaaatgggggggtgggcgaaaagtgggtgcccgacgttataAATTCAGGCGCAAACAAAAGGAATAATCGCTCGCTGTCCAATCCAAGTTGATCAACTGCGGGAACTagccgccctcctctccgCTCCGCTCCGCCATCCAGAGCATACGAATATAGACAGCTCCAAAACTAAGCCAACGATGCCGAAGATCcctcttggcctcggcgttAATATAAGGTTGCTTGGCTTCTGGGTCCGGTGAAAATAAAGCCGTTGGAACAGTCTGGTCAGCGGTGAGAAAATCTCCCTAGGGCGGCGTAACGCTTCAAAAGGGGGTGGCAGGTGGCTTCCTGATTTGCGGATTTATCAGCGGTGGTTCCGGTACTTTTACAGAAAAAGCAACTGGAGGATGCTCTGCCGGCCGTCAGCTTGCTTTAGATTCTCCGGCCAGATTCTCTCGCATGAAGGGCGGCCCCATGCTCTGACGACGTCCAATATGCTTTTAAAACAAGTGCGGCTTAGTAGGTATTGGCAGTTGATTCAACCACTGGCCGCAGATTTGAGGGTGATGCTTGGTTCTGGTGACCCCAGAAAGCTTTGATCTAAGATGCGGGGGTTGTCATGGTGTAGCCTTCCCATGATTGATGGGAATCAGCCATGTTCGGGttgctgttgtcgtcgacgtgACCGAGTTTGGGCTAAAAAGCCGTTCCTGCGTTGCCGTCTTGGCCCGCCCAGGATTTCTTGGAAGTCTTGGGCTAATCAAGACACGGCTTGGCTCAGCTGGGAGTCCAACTACATGCGCAAAGCTGAAGCCAAGACCACGACATTCCGTGGGTTTGGAAAGGCAACTTGACAGATTCTCAAACGCAGCTGAACTAACAGTAATTCTTATGATTGAGGTTTCAAGTATTCCCTGGACCAAAGCTCCAGTTGATTAAAGACCTAGTCTGGAAGTTGGAACTAGTCCGTTGACTGGAGACCACAAGACAGGCACCACGGGAACGATGAACATACACATACGAAAGCAGCCCCAGACAATTCTTTTTCAGGAGAATTTTGTGGTTCATGGACCAATTATTTGGGTACGTCGGTGGGTCTCGAAGTCCCGCGCCTGATGGGGTCAATTGCATGGCATGCAGGTTCGCAGATGATGCCAACGTCCGTTTGCCGTGTTATCCAGCTTGGCCGGGGACTGAAGATGTgtggaaagggggggggcggacAACAGCCGGGAACGACTTACAGAATCACCGTTCAATggaatatatatataaatcATGAGAAGTCCCCTTCCCTAACGGATTTGTTATCAGAGACATCCTTCGCAAACAACTGTCACTCTCTTTTACACCTCGCTTCTTAAATTTCTTTTGGCTTCCTTCTCAAGAACTGGCTTCTGCAGAACACTTCAACATTCTTTCTCCTTTTTGAACACCACAATAACCCTCTTCCATCACAATGAAGTTCTCCAACATGCTCAATCTCGCCCTCGTGGGCTTCGTCTCGGCCGCTCCCACGCCcaccgtcgacgatgaggtcACTGGAGTTCTCGCCAAGCGCGCCTCCATCACCGAGTCCTGCAACATCGGCTACGCCAGCACAAACGGCGGCAccaccggcggcaagggcggctCCACGACGACCGTCTCGTCGCTGGCCCAGTtcaccaaggccgccgagtcGAGCGGCAAGCtcaacatcgtcgtcaagggGTCCATCTCGGGCAGCGCCAAGGTCCGCGTCGCGTCCGACAAGACCATCGTCGGCCAGAAGGGGTCCAagatcgtcggcgccggcctctaCATCAAGGGCGTCAAGAACGTCATCCTCCGCAACCTGGCCATCTCCAAGGTCAAGGACTCCAACGGCgacgccatcggcatcgagTCCTCGACCAACGTCTGGGTCGACCACTGCGACGTGTCCTCGGACCTGACCTCCGGGAAGGACTACTACGACGGGCTGATCGACATCACCAAGGGCGCCGACTTCATCACCGTCTCCAACACCTACCTCCATGACCACTGGAAGACCtccctcgtcggccacgTCGACACCCAGACCAGCGACAAGGGCAAGCTCCGCGTGACCTACGCCAACAACTACTGGAACAACGTCAACTCGCGCAACCCGTCCGTCCGCTTCGGCACCGTCCACATCTACAACAACTTCTACAACAAGGTGAGTTTCCAGTGAACTTTTACACATGCTTGCTCGTATGCAGCTAACCAGAGAAAAGATCGGATCCACGGGCGTCAACACCCGCATGGGTGCCCAGGTCCGCATCGAGTCCTCCGTCTTCGAGAACTCCAGCAAGAAGGTCATCCTCTCCGCCGACTCCAAGGAGACCGGCTACGCCACCGTCTCCGACATGTcctacggcggcggcgagaactCGGCCCCGCTCGGCGACTTCGGCTCCAGCAAGGTCCCCTACAGCTACAGCCTCTACGGCAAGTCCAACGTCAAGAGCAAGGTTGTCGGTACTGCTGGCCAGACCCTCAGCTTCTAAGCAATTGGCGTGAGTCGTtgaatgagagagagagtgtgtgtgtgttggaGTCTTGAGTAGGACTCGGACAAGGAAAACGGTGGCCTTTCAATTCAGAGACACTTCTGTGGACATATTCTATTTGATGTATTTACTTCTTCTGCTACGCCGTTTGATGCTTGCATCCCAGCTTAATCAAACAGACTGTTAGCTCTTGGCACCCTGGACAGTCTGCTGCGAGTCGGCCTCCGGGAATGTTGTAACATTGATGATCAATTTCGTGTCCGACCCCGAAAGGCTTCGGGCTTGGTAGTGATCTGCGATGTTTCCTTTCATCCACCCTGTGGACTATTTGCTCTCGACATGAAAAGGAACCTGTTTTGTCTAACACAGATCATGCAGCAGAGTACTGTTATCATATGCTTCGGGTCCAGCTTGGCACAAAGCAGTTGCATGATGTATCTGGGTTGCACAGGTTCAAGAGCAAACGTCTCCGTCGTTCGGCCATGTAATGTGAGTTTATGAATTAGGAAGGCCGCTTCAGCCAGATTAGGTATATCGTCGACAGCAACAGGTCTCAGGAAATATTGATAAGTCCGTCTCATATCCCTCCAGCACTTTCAGAATGAGAATCCAACGCCCTTCCTCCGACCTGGATTCGGTATCCAAATTTCCAGCATTTCGTAGTTGGGTTGGGTCGGTCTTGTTGGTATCACCGTGTGCCCGTGAACAGTTGCTCAGTTGTGCCAG
The genomic region above belongs to Colletotrichum higginsianum IMI 349063 chromosome 2, whole genome shotgun sequence and contains:
- a CDS encoding Pectate lyase, which translates into the protein MKFSNMLNLALVGFVSAAPTPTVDDEVTGVLAKRASITESCNIGYASTNGGTTGGKGGSTTTVSSLAQFTKAAESSGKLNIVVKGSISGSAKVRVASDKTIVGQKGSKIVGAGLYIKGVKNVILRNLAISKVKDSNGDAIGIESSTNVWVDHCDVSSDLTSGKDYYDGLIDITKGADFITVSNTYLHDHWKTSLVGHVDTQTSDKGKLRVTYANNYWNNVNSRNPSVRFGTVHIYNNFYNKIGSTGVNTRMGAQVRIESSVFENSSKKVILSADSKETGYATVSDMSYGGGENSAPLGDFGSSKVPYSYSLYGKSNVKSKVVGTAGQTLSF